One segment of Peromyscus leucopus breed LL Stock chromosome 5, UCI_PerLeu_2.1, whole genome shotgun sequence DNA contains the following:
- the Id4 gene encoding DNA-binding protein inhibitor ID-4 has product MKAVSPVRPSGRKAPSGCGGGELALRCLAEHGHSLGGSAAAAAAAAAARCKAAEAAADEPALCLQCDMNDCYSRLRRLVPTIPPNKKVSKVEILQHVIDYILDLQLALETHPALLRQPPPPAPPLHPTGACPVAPPRTPLTALNTDPAGAVNKQSDSILCR; this is encoded by the exons ATGAAGGCGGTGAGCCCGGTGCGCCCCTCGGGCCGAAAGGCGCCGTCGGGCTGCGGCGGCGGGGAGCTGGCGCTACGCTGCCTGGCCGAGCATGGCCACAGCCTGGGTGGCTCGgcggccgctgccgccgccgccgcggcagCTCGCTGCAAAGCGGCCGAGGCGGCGGCCGACGAGCCGGCGCTGTGCCTGCAGTGTGATATGAACGACTGCTACAGCCGCCTGCGGAGGCTCGTGCCCACCATCCCGCCCAACAAGAAAGTCAGCAAAGTGGAGATCCTGCAGCACGTTATCGACTACATCCTGGACCTGCAGCTGGCGCTGGAGACGCACCCTGCTCTGCTGAGACAGCCGCCACCGCCCGCGCCACCGCTCCACCCGACCGGGGCTTGTCCGGTCGCGCCGCCGCGGACCCCGCTCACCGCGCTCAACACTGACCCG GCCGGCGCCGTGAACAAGCAGAGCGACAGCATTCTGTGCCGCTGA